DNA from Candidatus Babeliales bacterium:
AAGATAAGATCAAGACCTCCTCCATGAATATCGATATGCTCTCCCAAATTAATACGTGCTAATACCGAACATTCAATGTGCCATCCTGGACGACCATAGCCCCACGGACTTGGCCAAAATTCACCTTCGGGTTCACCCTTCCATAATGCAAAATCAAGAGGATTTTCTTTTTGTTCACGCACATCAACACGTGCACCGGCATGCAAATCTTCTATTTTTTGCTTTGACAACTTGCCGTACCCTGGAAACGTTTCGATACGAAAATAAACGTCATTGCCAGCCTGGTATGCACAACCTTTAGCAATAAGCTCTTGTATAAATTCTATAATTTGAGGAATATTTTCCGTTACACGTGGTTCACACTCAGGAGACAAGCAATTAAGTTTTGTAATATCTTCGTGAAAATTATTAATGTAGCGATCTGCTATTTCGTGATAGCGCAAGCGATCGCCAAACTCTTTTTCCGCACGATTCATTGTTTTATCATCAATATCGGTAAAATTTCTGCAATACGTTACATCAAGACCAGAGAATGAAAGAAATCTCTTTAATAAATCAAAGGAAACATAACATCTACCATGTCCAACATGTGCATTGTCATACGGAGTAACGCCACAAACATACATCTTCACCGTCTTGCCTTTGATTAACTCTTCTTTTCTTCCAGTGAGAGTATTCATGAATTGCATAGAATCTTTAACCCCATGTTTTATTTCATTTCACACGGGGACCCCAGAAATCTTTTGTAGGAGTGCTGTGTGAATCAAAATTTATGTCTTGTACTTACTTTTCCTTACTGTACCACATTTTTTTCCATTTTTTAAGCACACTAAATACGCCCCCACTCGCGGTAATATCGCAAATAAATGAACTGCCCTAGCAAAAAATTAAAAAATGAGTAGTATGGTTTCATTAATTCTTCATAATTATTGTATCAAATCAAAGCAACGTCGGGCAGCGGGATCACCTATGACTGAAAAAGTAAAAAAAGGAAATCGAAATCACTGTGTTACCGTACTCTTTCTCCTTCTATTAAGCGGTATCACTCAATCACAACAAGTAATAGATTCTAACACCTCTATCGATATTCAGGAGGTGCAGCCCTATGATAAAGAACACAATGAAGATGGGCAAGATTTCGAACAAGATGAACAAGACGATGATGAAGAAAATGACGATGGCACTGCACAGCAACAATCAGTAAGCAAAACGCGACGCATCAATGCCATAAAAATACATGGCAATATCTCAACATCAAAAGACGCCATTATCAACCATATCCCCTATAAAATTGGTGAAATATTCGACCCGCGAAAAACCGGAACACTCATTCGTAATCTTTACTATAATCTCAAAAAATTCCGTACCGTAAAAGTTATGGGTGAAGTGATTGACAATAACTACATAAATCTTCATGTTTTTGTTGAAGAAAAATATCCACTCAAGGAACTGAAAACTGTTGGCAACAAAAAAGTATCTGAAAAAGAAATTGGAAAAAAAATCAATCTTGAAGATATAACATCAGTCGATCCTGAAGAACTAAAAATAATCGCAAACAAAATCAAAGATATATACCTCGAAAAAGGGTACCATCAAACAGAAATCGACACAGAATTATTAATTGATGATAACAATCGCGGCACTGCAGTATTAACAGTTCACGAAGGAATAGCTGCAACGGTCAAACAAATACACTTTATTGGCAACAAATCAATTAGCAGCAAAGACTTGCGCGCAGTTGCACTGACTAAAGAAGATTGGCTTTTGGGCTTTTTGGACAAATCAGGTAATTATCATCCCGACCGTCTTGAAGGAGATAAACACTTTATAGAACAATACTATCAAAATAGTGGTTTTCTCCATGCCAAAGTTGTGAATATCGATATTGATATTGATCCCGAAACACAAAATATAATTCTTACTTTTGAAATAGAAGAAGGTGACAGGTACGTCATTGATAAAATTAGCGCTCCTGGCACAGACACTGTTCCTGAACAATATCTTCTTGCGATGTTACCAATTCGTCCTGGCATGTATTATTCTCGCGATGGCATTACAAACTCCATAAAACGACTTGAACTTATTTGGGGCGATTATGGATATATTTTTGCACACATAGAACCATCAATACAACCGAATGAAGACGAAAAAACAGTTTCACTTTCATTCTTTTCTGAACTTGGAGATCAAGTATATCTGAATAAGATTAATATTCGTGGTAACACAAAAACACGTGATAAAATTATTAGGCGTAAAATTCTTCTTGATGAAGGAGAATTGCTTACCCAAAACAGAATGAACGCTTCCAAACGTAATGTTGCTTCCCTCGGTTATTTTGATCCACGAGAAGGTGTTAACTGGAAAATTCGTCGTCTTAATAAAGAAGAAGCCGATCTTGATTTGATTTTAAAAGAAACAAAAACAGGTCACTTTGGTGCGCAGCTAGGTTTTGGTGGTTCAGGAGCCGATTGGCAATCACCTATTTCCGGTATGTCAGTAAAGGCAGAGTTATCTGATACCAATCTTTTTGGAAGCGGTGTTCACTTAAATTTAAGCACCACCTACTCAAAAGACGAACAAACTGCGATGCTTCATGTTGCTCAACCATGGCTTTTTGATAAACCACTGTTAGGTGCGTTTGACATTTACCATAGACGACCAGTGTATGATGAGCTCAGACATGTCAAAACAGTGCACCAAAAGCTTACCGGTGGATCAATTACATTTGGTTGCATTACACAATCAAAAAATCAACTATTCCATGACGTTAACATTCTTTTCAGTTCTGGTGTTGAAGATATTAAGTATGATCGACCTGCAATTGCCCTTCTTGAAAACCCACTAGAAAGAGCACAATATCAGCACATTTTAGATCAAGAATTTAGACCGGGAACATTTGCATTTGTTTCAACCAAAATGGAACAAGATACGCGTAATCATCCTATTCACACCATGTATGGACATAGATGGAAATTCGCTACAAAATTTGCGATCCCTACCTTTGGTAACAACATTGGTTTTTACAAAATAGAGCTTGATGCAAGTTGGTTTACACCACTTATTGCAGAATATGATCTTATATTCAGAATACATGGTTATTTTGGCATCTCTGCACCATTTAAAAATAGAACTGTACCTTTTGGAGATCTATTCCATATTGGTGGACAAACAAGTGTTCGTGGCTTCTTGTTTGGACAAATAGGTCCACAATTCCTGGGCGATACCATTGGTGGTGCAAAAGCATTCTTCTGGAATGCCGAACTTGTTGCACCAATCACCGCCGATATGAACATGAAAGCTGTTGTGTTTTATGATGGTGGAACCGGTTTTGATAACCCCTATGTTACCAATGCCGATAAAAAATTTGTAACAGGTAATAATTTTGACTATAGACATTCAATTGGTGTTGGTATTAGATTGTTACAACCAA
Protein-coding regions in this window:
- the cysS gene encoding cysteine--tRNA ligase yields the protein MNTLTGRKEELIKGKTVKMYVCGVTPYDNAHVGHGRCYVSFDLLKRFLSFSGLDVTYCRNFTDIDDKTMNRAEKEFGDRLRYHEIADRYINNFHEDITKLNCLSPECEPRVTENIPQIIEFIQELIAKGCAYQAGNDVYFRIETFPGYGKLSKQKIEDLHAGARVDVREQKENPLDFALWKGEPEGEFWPSPWGYGRPGWHIECSVLARINLGEHIDIHGGGLDLIFPHHENEIAQSESLFGAPFSRLWMHNGMININKEKMSKSLGNFFFLRDLYKHFDPMVIRYFFLTHHYRMPVEFSFDALATAQKSYERLIRLCDVDCSDIDVSAYHSDVIDRMVGFLQDDLNTPGLLGVVFEHIADIAHNKNELAAVKNILMNVFGLTLQPLSAQKVELTPEIQALIDARNKARREKDWARSDELRDQLKELGVDVHDEKL
- the bamA gene encoding outer membrane protein assembly factor BamA, with product MVSLILHNYCIKSKQRRAAGSPMTEKVKKGNRNHCVTVLFLLLLSGITQSQQVIDSNTSIDIQEVQPYDKEHNEDGQDFEQDEQDDDEENDDGTAQQQSVSKTRRINAIKIHGNISTSKDAIINHIPYKIGEIFDPRKTGTLIRNLYYNLKKFRTVKVMGEVIDNNYINLHVFVEEKYPLKELKTVGNKKVSEKEIGKKINLEDITSVDPEELKIIANKIKDIYLEKGYHQTEIDTELLIDDNNRGTAVLTVHEGIAATVKQIHFIGNKSISSKDLRAVALTKEDWLLGFLDKSGNYHPDRLEGDKHFIEQYYQNSGFLHAKVVNIDIDIDPETQNIILTFEIEEGDRYVIDKISAPGTDTVPEQYLLAMLPIRPGMYYSRDGITNSIKRLELIWGDYGYIFAHIEPSIQPNEDEKTVSLSFFSELGDQVYLNKINIRGNTKTRDKIIRRKILLDEGELLTQNRMNASKRNVASLGYFDPREGVNWKIRRLNKEEADLDLILKETKTGHFGAQLGFGGSGADWQSPISGMSVKAELSDTNLFGSGVHLNLSTTYSKDEQTAMLHVAQPWLFDKPLLGAFDIYHRRPVYDELRHVKTVHQKLTGGSITFGCITQSKNQLFHDVNILFSSGVEDIKYDRPAIALLENPLERAQYQHILDQEFRPGTFAFVSTKMEQDTRNHPIHTMYGHRWKFATKFAIPTFGNNIGFYKIELDASWFTPLIAEYDLIFRIHGYFGISAPFKNRTVPFGDLFHIGGQTSVRGFLFGQIGPQFLGDTIGGAKAFFWNAELVAPITADMNMKAVVFYDGGTGFDNPYVTNADKKFVTGNNFDYRHSIGVGIRLLQPMPVNIDWGFKIDPRKNKLFPNRSESASEIHFGMSYDW